The Verrucomicrobiia bacterium genome window below encodes:
- a CDS encoding response regulator, translating to MSKYILVADDNENDLQLAQIALQRGPTGAKLAVVHGGEEVLDYLYCRGCFEGRTDPDPDVILLDIKMPGVDGLDVLRQIKEDDRLRIIPVVMLTSSREESDIAACYRLGANAYVVKPVDFTEFVEAIRVTVTFWTGRNELPHRCAER from the coding sequence ATGTCCAAGTATATCCTGGTGGCGGATGACAATGAGAACGATCTGCAACTGGCGCAGATCGCCCTTCAGCGCGGGCCGACAGGTGCGAAGCTGGCCGTGGTGCATGGTGGCGAGGAGGTTTTGGATTATCTGTATTGTCGTGGATGTTTTGAGGGGCGGACTGATCCGGACCCGGACGTGATCCTGTTGGACATCAAGATGCCGGGGGTGGACGGACTGGATGTGTTGCGCCAAATCAAGGAGGACGACCGGTTGCGTATCATCCCGGTGGTCATGCTGACTTCTTCGCGTGAAGAAAGCGACATCGCCGCTTGCTATCGTCTGGGGGCCAATGCTTATGTGGTAAAGCCGGTCGATTTCACAGAATTTGTCGAAGCCATCCGGGTGACTGTGACATTCTGGACAGGGAGGAACGAATTGCCGCACCGTTGCGCCGAGAGGTGA
- a CDS encoding PAS domain S-box protein, whose translation MNKELFILVLEDSAYDAALIDLELEKSGFKFKSQRVETKDEFVSGLNQHPDIILSDHGLPLFDSFMALKLAKEQAPDVPFIFVTGNLGEEVAIKTFKCGATDYVLKSKLSSNLALAVRRAVREAEERKLRKEVEDALRESEARFRMLMEGVKDYALCLLDPEGKVVSWNSGSTSLKGYGNEDILGQNFSRFYIESDRQKKLPEHALRQAATDSRFEEEGWRVRKDGSTFWANTVITALEDPEGNLQGFALVTRDVTERRRVFEALHASEARKKAILDTALDAIISIDSEGLIREWNPAAERMFGHTHNEIIGRSMEEIVIAPALRKLYQDGLTNYLIHGVGSLIGHRMELTAQRADGSEFPVEMAITRVVDGQLMLTCFVRDIAKRKEAEMEIWRLNSILEDRVMQRTAELEAANKELEAFSYSVSHDLRAPLRHINGFVEMLQQRLGGRLDEEDAQLFKTIAAAASRMGKLIDDLLAFSQMNRTELRKVPVGLEKLVNEVRETVSHDLNGRKVAWEIGPLPEVLGDMSLLRQALINLMSNALKYTRQREEAHIKVGSMQAKQEHVIYVQDNGVGFDMKYSDKLFGVFQRLHRAADFEGTGIGLANVRRIINRHGGRTWAKGKLGKGATFYFSLPKSI comes from the coding sequence GTGAACAAAGAACTCTTCATTCTGGTGCTGGAAGATTCGGCCTACGATGCGGCTCTGATCGATCTGGAGCTGGAGAAGAGCGGCTTTAAGTTCAAGTCCCAACGGGTGGAGACAAAGGATGAGTTCGTCAGCGGCCTGAACCAGCATCCGGACATCATTTTATCGGATCATGGGCTGCCTTTATTCGACAGCTTCATGGCACTCAAGCTCGCGAAGGAGCAGGCCCCGGATGTGCCTTTCATCTTTGTTACGGGCAACTTGGGGGAGGAAGTCGCGATCAAGACGTTCAAGTGCGGCGCAACGGACTATGTGCTCAAGAGCAAGCTGAGTTCCAATCTGGCACTGGCGGTAAGACGGGCAGTGAGAGAAGCGGAAGAGAGGAAGCTGCGGAAGGAAGTGGAGGATGCGCTCCGGGAAAGTGAAGCGCGTTTCCGCATGCTGATGGAAGGGGTGAAAGATTATGCCTTGTGCCTGCTGGACCCGGAGGGGAAAGTGGTGAGCTGGAATAGCGGTTCCACGAGTCTCAAGGGATATGGGAATGAAGATATCTTGGGGCAGAATTTTTCGCGGTTTTACATTGAATCAGACCGTCAGAAGAAATTGCCGGAACATGCGTTAAGGCAGGCGGCGACGGATAGCCGTTTCGAAGAGGAAGGATGGAGAGTAAGAAAGGATGGTTCCACGTTCTGGGCGAATACGGTTATCACGGCGTTGGAAGATCCGGAGGGGAATCTGCAGGGGTTCGCACTGGTCACGCGGGATGTGACGGAGCGGAGAAGAGTTTTTGAGGCGTTGCATGCGAGTGAGGCGCGGAAGAAGGCGATTCTGGATACGGCGCTGGATGCGATCATATCCATCGATTCCGAGGGGCTGATCCGGGAATGGAATCCGGCGGCGGAGAGAATGTTCGGTCATACACATAATGAAATCATCGGGCGGAGCATGGAGGAGATCGTCATCGCGCCAGCACTGCGGAAGCTGTATCAGGACGGGCTGACGAATTATCTGATCCATGGCGTGGGAAGTTTGATCGGGCATCGGATGGAACTCACGGCACAGCGTGCAGATGGATCGGAGTTTCCGGTGGAGATGGCTATCACACGAGTCGTGGACGGGCAGCTTATGCTTACGTGTTTCGTGCGAGATATCGCCAAGCGCAAGGAAGCGGAAATGGAGATCTGGCGGCTCAATTCCATCCTGGAAGACCGGGTGATGCAGCGCACGGCGGAACTGGAGGCGGCCAATAAGGAGCTGGAGGCGTTCAGCTACTCGGTTTCGCATGATTTGCGCGCACCTTTGCGGCACATCAACGGATTTGTCGAGATGTTGCAGCAGAGACTTGGTGGGCGTCTGGATGAGGAAGATGCACAGCTTTTCAAGACGATTGCGGCGGCGGCTTCACGCATGGGCAAGCTGATCGATGACTTGCTGGCGTTCTCGCAGATGAACCGGACAGAATTGCGAAAGGTGCCAGTCGGCTTGGAGAAGCTGGTGAATGAAGTTCGCGAAACGGTGAGCCACGACCTTAACGGACGAAAGGTGGCATGGGAGATCGGGCCTTTGCCTGAAGTGCTAGGAGATATGTCACTGCTGCGGCAGGCATTGATCAATCTGATGTCAAATGCGTTGAAGTATACACGGCAACGGGAGGAGGCGCATATAAAGGTGGGGTCAATGCAGGCAAAACAGGAGCATGTCATCTACGTGCAGGACAATGGCGTGGGCTTCGACATGAAATATTCGGACAAATTGTTCGGCGTGTTCCAGCGTTTGCATAGGGCGGCGGATTTTGAAGGAACTGGCATCGGGCTGGCTAATGTAAGGCGGATCATCAACCGGCATGGAGGAAGAACCTGGGCCAAGGGAAAGTTGGGCAAGGGAGCAACGTTTTATTTTTCATTGCCGAAAAGCATCTGA
- a CDS encoding 4'-phosphopantetheinyl transferase superfamily protein yields the protein MNPSLISRFWSVRSPWQAGVSPESEPIETQTSAPSLRQFADHGWQVQPGEVQVWCLNLDAVRVDEIGGLSDEEKARANRFRHRLDRQRFLACRGILREMLGRYLSREPGELVFHYGANGKPELAGLPQEQALQFNVSHSGELALYGFSTDAEIGVDIERVRTMGDMEEMACMIFSHAEWRFWMTLPVSERPAAFFDCWTKKEAILKANGTGLACGMKSLTVLTGADNGIDTSSVDLLTSFWAQDGWRAALAAKRLKRGARDEGRRGTIELRIT from the coding sequence ATGAACCCCAGTTTGATCAGCCGGTTCTGGAGTGTGCGGAGCCCTTGGCAGGCAGGAGTTTCGCCCGAGTCTGAACCTATCGAAACGCAAACGAGCGCGCCGAGTCTGCGGCAATTCGCGGACCATGGCTGGCAAGTCCAGCCGGGCGAAGTGCAGGTATGGTGCTTGAATCTGGATGCTGTCCGGGTCGATGAGATCGGCGGCTTGTCCGATGAAGAGAAGGCACGGGCGAACCGTTTTCGGCATCGTCTCGATCGTCAACGATTTCTGGCGTGCCGCGGAATACTGAGAGAGATGCTGGGGCGTTATCTTTCGAGAGAACCCGGCGAGCTCGTTTTCCATTACGGAGCCAATGGGAAACCGGAATTGGCAGGTTTGCCGCAAGAGCAGGCGTTGCAATTTAACGTGAGTCACTCGGGGGAGCTGGCGCTCTATGGATTCAGCACGGATGCGGAGATCGGTGTAGATATAGAGCGAGTGCGGACGATGGGAGACATGGAAGAGATGGCGTGCATGATTTTTTCCCACGCGGAGTGGCGGTTCTGGATGACTTTGCCGGTGAGTGAAAGACCCGCAGCATTCTTTGATTGCTGGACGAAGAAGGAAGCCATTCTCAAAGCGAATGGCACAGGACTGGCTTGTGGCATGAAGAGTCTCACGGTGTTGACTGGGGCGGATAACGGAATTGATACAAGCAGTGTGGATCTGCTGACCAGTTTTTGGGCACAAGACGGATGGCGGGCGGCGCTGGCGGCGAAACGATTGAAGCGCGGTGCGAGGGATGAGGGAAGAAGAGGGACGATCGAACTGCGCATCACTTAA
- a CDS encoding cyclic peptide export ABC transporter codes for MNMMRYLLGSGRKLLFWTFMAAVIGGVCNAALIALINHVLAREGGITDVLMYGFIALALGKLGSTFAAQVSLVRFSQDTIANLRRNLVKKILAVPLRKLEEIGAARVMVTLSEDISQVTQALLIIPTFAVNVAILIGGAIYLSWLSWKVALCMSIVILLGVVAYRLLIVSGFSHLAQAREGEDSLFGCFRGLTEGVKELKLHRERRGDFLDQIQDITERFSRNNVSAEIRFIIAHTWTQVLFFILVGVILFGLPKMQTITPAVLTGYVVTALYLMGPLAGVLGSLSAFSRGNISFKKIEAMGASLLDNGDMTALPAAQEKVINFDSLELVDVTHSYHREKEDEKFTLGPINLKFHPGEIVYLVGGNGSGKSSLAKLVTGLYPPEGGHVLLNGKRVTDQNRDDYRQIFSAVFSDFYVFENLLGLEGTDLDAQAKQYLDHLHLSHKVKVKNGVLSTVALSQGQRKRLALMTAYLEDRPFYLFDEWASDQDPLFKQVFYEQLLPELKNRGKTVLVITHDDKYFHLADRLLKLDYGKLVYEPQFDQPVLECAEPLAGRSFARV; via the coding sequence ATGAACATGATGCGATATCTGCTGGGTTCGGGGCGAAAACTGCTGTTTTGGACATTCATGGCAGCGGTGATCGGTGGCGTGTGCAATGCAGCATTGATTGCCCTCATCAACCATGTGCTCGCCCGCGAGGGTGGAATCACCGATGTGCTGATGTATGGCTTCATCGCGCTGGCGCTGGGCAAACTGGGGTCAACTTTTGCCGCACAAGTTTCACTCGTGCGCTTCTCGCAAGACACGATCGCCAATTTGCGGCGCAATCTGGTGAAGAAGATTCTCGCCGTGCCATTGCGGAAGCTGGAGGAGATCGGTGCGGCTCGCGTGATGGTCACCTTGAGCGAGGACATCTCACAAGTGACCCAGGCTTTGCTTATCATTCCAACTTTCGCGGTGAATGTGGCGATCCTGATCGGTGGTGCGATCTATCTGAGCTGGCTTTCGTGGAAGGTGGCTTTGTGCATGTCCATCGTGATCTTGCTCGGTGTTGTCGCTTATCGGTTGTTGATCGTGAGCGGATTCAGCCATCTGGCCCAGGCACGTGAGGGCGAGGATAGCTTGTTCGGTTGCTTCCGTGGTCTGACGGAGGGTGTGAAGGAATTGAAGCTGCATCGTGAGCGGAGAGGGGATTTTCTCGATCAGATCCAAGACATCACCGAGAGGTTTTCCCGAAACAATGTCTCGGCAGAGATACGGTTCATCATCGCGCATACATGGACACAGGTGCTTTTCTTCATCCTTGTAGGTGTCATTCTCTTTGGCCTGCCCAAGATGCAGACTATCACGCCAGCGGTGCTGACAGGCTACGTGGTGACGGCACTATACTTGATGGGACCGCTGGCGGGTGTGCTGGGCAGTCTTTCGGCCTTCAGCCGTGGCAATATCTCGTTCAAGAAGATCGAAGCCATGGGCGCATCGCTCTTGGACAATGGTGATATGACAGCATTGCCAGCAGCGCAGGAGAAGGTAATCAACTTCGACAGTCTGGAACTGGTGGACGTCACGCATTCCTATCATCGCGAGAAAGAAGACGAGAAATTCACTCTCGGTCCGATCAACCTCAAGTTTCACCCGGGTGAGATCGTTTATCTCGTAGGCGGTAATGGCAGCGGCAAATCATCTCTGGCGAAGCTGGTTACGGGGCTTTATCCGCCAGAAGGTGGGCATGTCCTGTTGAATGGCAAACGGGTGACGGATCAGAATCGCGACGATTACCGGCAGATTTTCTCAGCGGTGTTCTCGGACTTTTACGTTTTTGAGAATCTTCTCGGACTTGAGGGCACGGATCTGGATGCGCAGGCGAAGCAGTATCTGGATCATCTGCATCTTTCCCATAAGGTGAAGGTGAAGAATGGTGTGCTTTCGACGGTCGCGCTGTCACAGGGACAACGCAAACGCCTCGCTTTGATGACGGCTTATCTGGAAGACCGGCCGTTCTATCTCTTTGACGAATGGGCATCCGATCAGGACCCGCTCTTCAAACAGGTCTTCTACGAGCAACTGCTGCCGGAGTTGAAGAACCGGGGCAAGACGGTGCTCGTGATCACGCATGACGACAAATATTTCCATCTGGCCGACCGGTTGTTGAAACTGGATTACGGCAAACTTGTATATGAACCCCAGTTTGATCAGCCGGTTCTGGAGTGTGCGGAGCCCTTGGCAGGCAGGAGTTTCGCCCGAGTCTGA
- a CDS encoding amino acid adenylation domain-containing protein: MIVENDTVTGKPQLSAEKRALLEKRLKGAVKPATATPRIPRAAKHGKAPLSFAQQRLWFFDNLEPGSPLYNLPSAIRLQGELDVVAVQKTLDWMVQRHESLRTRFVSEDGTPVQIVQEPAKADLKSIDITKPFESLGESALQQALLTEAAKPFDLTVGYLMRTVLFQLGERDHVMLVTMHHIISDSWSLTVFFKEFATVYETVKALREPTVPELPLQYVDYALWQLQGMSGEVMERHWKYWEKQLKAAPPLLELPTEKVRPAQQTFKGSWVTRKLPMNLAAEARVLGKQNNVTQFMLFLTAFNVLVSRITQQTDVVVGSPIAGRTQFETEGIIGFFVNTLVLRTELTGNPSFTEALTRVRNVTLEGFAHQDYPFDKLVEELQPERSPSYSPLVQVLFALNSEETQNLKLEGLSVSALPMDTGTAKFDLIFTVQENAGQITLHAEYNVDIFTETAIARLLGNYETLLASAVARPETKLSDLEIISENERNRLLNEWAGQRTDYPADKSIKSLFEEVVERYGEKRALSFEKEQLTYRELNRRANVVADRLLKCGVKTGDLVVVSCERSLAMVVAVLGIIKVGAGYVSLDATMPEPRLKAMMKDVHPRVILTEEKSSSVLEQVVAAVASENGGNFCQTLILQKVLENSADVANPNVAIDAENIAYVSFTSGSTGTPKGVRVPHRGVVRLVKNTNYAPFGEDEVFLQFAPLAFDASTLEIWGPLLNGGELVVFPPHLPTMHEMAEFIRENKITTLWLTAGLFHQMVEHDPKAFQGLRRVLAGGDVLSPAHVAKAMECCEVINGYGPTENTTFTCCHKVTANFSRSQTIPIGKPIANTDVYVLDENQKLVPIGVTGELYTGGDGLALDYLNAPELTAEKFVQLAVGGGPVKRLYRTGDKVRWLESGVIEFQGRSDSQTKIRGFRVELGEIENALKKHSQIANSVVVTLPNARGDKDVGAYYTTGDGKDVTAEELRVFLRRTLPEYMIPAFFMRVEAFPLNANGKVDKKRLPAFKPIEDGNASKELLEPRDQLERKMVKVWEDVLGVHPVGVQDNFFEMGGHSLLAVKLVSQVEKTFGNRVPVAEVFLRPTVEQLTDHLRSLQPRDRVQHIAEIQGKGSKPPLFLVHGAGGGMFWGYTNISHSLGKDQPIIAFSSQGMIGQEEFKTIEEMAACYVAELRAYQPQGPYYLGGYCFGGNVAYEMARMLEEQGEKVALLALINCVPPNSSYDKVKINLRTGGKFLLNLGYWAGYFLQLDGRDQRNIMLWKAKGVVKRIKRLGKYFGQKPKIDVEEFVDLSTQPAERRELWKTHINALMSHHPRPINGHVTLFRTRGHSLWCSFDESYGWNDLAAGGTTIRYVAGAHESILAEPFVKATANEIRICLQKA; encoded by the coding sequence ATGATCGTGGAGAATGACACGGTAACGGGAAAGCCGCAGTTGAGCGCTGAGAAAAGGGCGTTGCTGGAAAAACGCCTCAAGGGGGCAGTCAAGCCGGCGACAGCAACTCCCCGCATCCCGCGAGCAGCCAAGCATGGCAAGGCGCCGCTTTCTTTTGCGCAACAACGGCTCTGGTTCTTCGACAATCTGGAGCCGGGAAGTCCGCTCTACAATCTGCCTTCGGCGATCCGGTTGCAGGGAGAGCTGGATGTGGTGGCGGTGCAGAAGACTCTCGATTGGATGGTGCAACGGCACGAATCGTTGCGGACGCGTTTCGTGAGCGAGGACGGAACACCAGTGCAAATCGTACAAGAGCCAGCCAAGGCTGATCTCAAGAGCATCGATATCACGAAGCCGTTTGAATCATTAGGCGAATCGGCTCTGCAACAGGCATTGCTGACGGAGGCAGCCAAACCGTTTGATCTGACGGTGGGGTATTTGATGAGAACGGTGCTGTTCCAGTTGGGAGAGCGCGATCATGTGATGCTGGTGACGATGCATCATATCATCTCGGACTCATGGTCGTTGACGGTTTTCTTCAAGGAATTCGCGACAGTTTATGAAACGGTCAAAGCCCTTCGTGAGCCGACTGTGCCTGAATTGCCATTGCAGTATGTGGACTATGCGTTGTGGCAGTTGCAGGGGATGAGTGGTGAGGTGATGGAGCGGCACTGGAAGTATTGGGAGAAGCAGTTGAAGGCTGCACCGCCTTTATTGGAATTGCCGACCGAGAAAGTCCGTCCGGCTCAGCAGACGTTCAAAGGTTCCTGGGTTACGAGGAAGCTGCCGATGAACTTGGCGGCGGAAGCGCGTGTTTTGGGCAAGCAGAACAATGTCACGCAGTTCATGCTGTTTCTCACAGCGTTCAATGTGCTGGTTAGCCGCATCACGCAGCAGACGGATGTGGTGGTGGGGTCGCCGATCGCAGGGCGTACGCAATTTGAGACGGAAGGGATCATCGGCTTCTTCGTCAATACACTGGTGTTACGGACGGAGCTGACGGGAAATCCTTCGTTCACGGAAGCGTTGACGCGCGTGCGTAATGTCACGCTGGAGGGATTTGCGCATCAGGATTACCCGTTCGATAAGTTGGTGGAGGAACTGCAGCCGGAACGCAGCCCCAGCTACTCGCCGTTGGTGCAGGTGTTGTTCGCCTTGAACAGTGAAGAGACGCAAAATTTGAAGCTGGAAGGGCTTTCTGTCTCAGCGCTACCGATGGATACGGGGACGGCGAAGTTCGATCTTATCTTCACGGTGCAGGAGAATGCGGGACAGATCACGCTGCATGCTGAGTATAACGTGGATATCTTCACGGAGACGGCGATCGCACGTTTGCTCGGAAATTATGAAACATTGCTGGCTTCAGCGGTGGCACGCCCAGAGACTAAGTTGAGCGATCTGGAGATCATTTCGGAGAATGAACGCAACCGGTTGTTAAATGAGTGGGCGGGGCAGAGGACGGATTATCCGGCGGATAAATCAATCAAGAGTCTGTTTGAGGAAGTGGTGGAGCGGTATGGTGAGAAACGGGCGCTCAGCTTTGAGAAAGAGCAACTGACTTATCGGGAATTGAATCGGCGTGCGAATGTCGTGGCTGATCGGTTGCTGAAATGTGGCGTGAAGACGGGCGACTTGGTGGTGGTCTCGTGCGAACGGTCTTTGGCGATGGTGGTGGCGGTGTTGGGAATCATCAAGGTAGGCGCGGGGTATGTGTCGCTGGACGCCACGATGCCGGAGCCGCGTCTCAAGGCGATGATGAAGGATGTGCATCCGCGGGTGATCTTGACGGAGGAAAAGTCTTCAAGCGTGCTAGAGCAGGTGGTGGCGGCTGTGGCTTCTGAGAATGGCGGGAACTTTTGCCAGACGCTGATTTTGCAGAAGGTGTTGGAGAATTCGGCGGATGTTGCAAATCCGAATGTGGCCATTGATGCCGAGAACATCGCGTATGTGAGTTTTACTTCGGGGTCTACGGGGACGCCAAAAGGTGTGCGCGTGCCGCATCGGGGCGTGGTGCGATTGGTTAAGAATACGAACTATGCGCCGTTTGGTGAGGATGAGGTTTTCCTGCAGTTCGCGCCGCTGGCGTTTGACGCATCCACTTTGGAGATATGGGGACCGCTGTTGAATGGTGGCGAGTTGGTAGTGTTTCCTCCGCATCTGCCGACGATGCATGAGATGGCGGAGTTCATCCGTGAGAACAAGATCACGACATTGTGGCTCACGGCGGGATTGTTTCATCAAATGGTGGAACATGATCCGAAGGCATTCCAAGGTTTGCGTCGCGTGCTGGCGGGTGGAGACGTGCTATCACCTGCGCATGTGGCAAAGGCGATGGAATGCTGCGAGGTGATCAACGGGTATGGCCCTACTGAGAATACGACGTTTACTTGCTGTCATAAAGTGACGGCGAATTTTTCACGAAGCCAGACGATTCCGATCGGAAAACCGATCGCTAACACAGATGTGTATGTGCTGGATGAGAACCAGAAACTGGTGCCAATCGGTGTCACGGGCGAGCTGTATACCGGGGGTGATGGACTGGCCTTGGATTATCTGAATGCACCGGAATTGACAGCGGAGAAGTTCGTTCAGCTTGCCGTCGGTGGTGGGCCGGTGAAGCGGCTTTATCGCACGGGGGACAAGGTGCGGTGGTTGGAAAGCGGAGTGATTGAATTCCAAGGGCGTTCTGATTCTCAGACGAAGATACGCGGGTTCCGGGTGGAGTTGGGCGAGATCGAGAATGCGCTGAAGAAGCATTCGCAAATAGCGAACAGCGTGGTGGTGACCCTACCCAATGCACGAGGGGATAAGGATGTGGGCGCATATTACACGACGGGTGATGGAAAGGATGTGACTGCTGAAGAGCTGCGAGTGTTCCTGCGGCGGACATTGCCCGAATACATGATCCCGGCGTTCTTTATGCGGGTGGAAGCGTTTCCGCTGAATGCTAATGGCAAAGTGGACAAGAAACGGTTGCCAGCATTCAAGCCAATAGAAGACGGCAATGCGTCGAAAGAATTGCTGGAGCCACGTGATCAACTGGAGCGGAAGATGGTAAAGGTGTGGGAAGACGTGCTGGGAGTGCATCCGGTGGGCGTGCAAGACAACTTCTTCGAGATGGGTGGGCATTCGCTGCTGGCGGTGAAATTGGTATCACAAGTGGAGAAGACATTTGGGAATCGCGTGCCGGTGGCGGAGGTCTTTTTACGTCCGACGGTGGAGCAGTTGACGGATCATCTGCGGAGTTTGCAACCGCGTGACCGTGTTCAGCATATCGCGGAGATCCAGGGCAAAGGCTCCAAGCCGCCGCTGTTTCTCGTGCATGGAGCGGGCGGCGGAATGTTCTGGGGGTATACGAATATTTCGCACTCGTTGGGGAAAGATCAACCGATCATCGCGTTCAGTTCGCAAGGAATGATCGGACAGGAAGAGTTTAAGACGATTGAGGAGATGGCCGCATGTTACGTGGCGGAGTTACGCGCTTATCAGCCGCAGGGGCCATACTATTTGGGTGGATACTGCTTCGGCGGGAATGTGGCGTATGAGATGGCACGGATGCTGGAAGAGCAGGGAGAGAAGGTGGCATTGCTGGCGTTGATCAACTGTGTGCCTCCGAATTCATCTTATGACAAGGTGAAGATCAATCTGCGCACAGGTGGCAAGTTTCTGCTGAACTTGGGGTACTGGGCGGGTTACTTCCTGCAACTCGATGGCCGGGATCAGCGCAATATCATGCTGTGGAAGGCCAAGGGTGTGGTGAAACGCATCAAGCGGCTGGGAAAATATTTTGGTCAGAAACCGAAGATCGATGTGGAGGAGTTTGTGGACCTTTCCACCCAACCGGCTGAACGGCGTGAACTGTGGAAGACTCATATCAATGCGCTGATGAGTCACCATCCACGCCCGATAAACGGGCATGTCACCCTATTTCGAACGCGCGGACATTCGCTATGGTGTTCCTTTGATGAGAGTTACGGATGGAACGATCTGGCGGCGGGTGGAACAACGATCCGGTATGTGGCCGGGGCGCATGAAAGCATTTTAGCGGAGCCGTTCGTGAAGGCGACGGCCAATGAGATCAGAATTTGCCTCCAGAAGGCGTAA